Genomic segment of Benincasa hispida cultivar B227 chromosome 1, ASM972705v1, whole genome shotgun sequence:
attaaaATACAGAGTAGGtcatatccaatagtgtttccaagataagatacccaatcttatctctatactatagaccatttttagctacttacttgaacttgatatatttttatgtctctacacaaagttcaagtattcatgatATAGCCAAAGgtctttagtttattgaatttaagatTAGAAATCACTtaaatcaataacaattttattaaatgtagaaaatgttttattgtttacaaaccacgagttttaagacataaaatccaacattattatatctaatagatatcaaatattatgaaaaaattttaaatatcaagtttaaattttatgtataaTAGAACATTTAAGTCTcatttagtaactattttgttgtttttttttttgaaaattaagcttatttcatctcattttcttataaGGATGTGcatcttttttaaatacaatagttgaattattagtcaaatcctaaaaacaaaaacatattttttaaattatttttttcagtttttaaaattttttgtattggcttttgaaaacatttataaacaaaaaactaaatggtgtgtatagacttaattttcaaaaattataaacaaaaaactaaatgatttaCCAAATCGGACCTTGATTTTCTAAAGTTTTGAACGTCTCTATTGCATACAGATTATGAATGTCTTATTGAAAGTTTAATTATGAACTTATTATAcacattttaaagtttagggattaTATCGAtacaaatctaaaatttaaagaacTTAAACATGTTATTGTTATTTAACCTTATTTGAatgggtaattgttttaaatagaaaaactattgaagatatttataaatataacaaaatatcataatctaagtgacattttgttatatttataaataagttgactcatttaCTACATTTGAAAACAATCTCATTTGAATTGTGCccccaatatatatatatagattcgCCAATGTGTGGAAGGGCAAATAATGGAGAACAATCAAAACATATTCATTGGTTCATATAAGTGTGTGATAACATGATGCAGCATAAAAGATATTTAGATCAAGTCCATGGCCAAGTAAGGAAAATCCATCCTAAAGAGAGAATTTTGTCAAGAACACAAGTTCTATGTTAAAATGGATGATCAAAAAAGCTTCTTCTTACAACTCTAATTTGGCTATTTATGGCcttataaaaaaatagattaattaacaaattaattctaaaatactaattaatctaaattcacaactaaacaaatattaaacttaaatgtaattctcctcatcataaTATATTGGAAACGTATTATTGTAGCGTCTGCATGCTTTGGGTTCGACGATGAAGGGACAATGATAGCAGCAGCAAGCGATGGAATATATAATAATGGAGAGGTTTGTGGAAGAATGTATAGTGTGACATGCACTGGACCAACAAACTTGGGAGTTCCACAGCCATGCACAGGCAATTCTGTCACTGTCAAAGTGGTTGATCGCTGCCCATCTCCTGGTTGCCAGGCCACCATTGATCTCTCTCAGGAAGCTTTCGCCATTATTGCCGACCCTGATGCTGGAAAGATCAACATTGAATTTACTCAGTAACCCCTCTCATCCCAATCTCTAAACTCTAATTCGATGTTTTGGGTTGTCtcataatttttctatttattgtttcttgttttttttttccaaaaaacaaatttaaatgatttgTTTGTTTGGTAACCCCaattttctatttcttgttatttttcctttttattgaaaaaaaaaaccgaaaACGTACGTATTAGAATTTGAatgttttcaattaaaattgtAAACTCAACAGAcaacaatttaatatttatatgttGAACATCAtcttagggttttttttttcttttttataatatCCTAAGTTTATTGGGATGTATCTACTCTCCATAATCATCCTAATTAGTAGAAAATATTACTATTAATACACCTTCAAGTTAGAGATTTGATTTCTCTTccatattaaaattaacaaatagaaaaagtttgtagtatatggtcAATTGGCCCTAAAATTAGACAgtttattttatagaaaagaTGCATTTTTAGTCTTTAGGTTTTGGgtttagttttcatttgatCCCTAAGTTAAAAAAATGTACACATTTAAACCcagtttggtaactatttgatttttttgtttttgttttttttttcgaaaatttAGCTTATAGATACTATTTttacttctaaatttttttttttgttatctattttttaccaatagtttaaaaaccaagccaaatttcggaaactaaaaaaaatagcttttgaaaatttgtttttgtttttggaatttggttaagaattcaaccattatacttaagaaatattaaaatcattgtaagaaatgagagaaaatagacataatttacaaaaaccaaaaacaaaaaataaaatagttttcaaacgGGGTCTTAGTCTTTAAGTacttttgagtttggtttcaatttaatctctaaattttaagatttacacttttaacattgattttttcactaaatatgaacttttcttctttaatgttaatgtctattaattaatttatactagttaaaaaaattataattaattaaatttcaccatttttcatcactattaaaattaatttaaaatttttacttcatcattactttaaattaattaataaacattgaCACTAAAGTGAGTACttaatgaaaatcttgaaacatataaatcaaattgaaataaaactcaaatcatAAGAGTAAAAtgttataacattttgaaactattATAGTATGTGAGTAATGATAGTCTGTATTCGGGGTGTAGACTATTTCAGTCTGGAGggatttgaaataataatactatagttaattaattgtatattatAATAGTTGAAAATACGTATTATTATAATTAGAACCCTAAACATAGAGTGAGCTATAATAGTTCACTCCACCCACTTGAAGTTGGGGGTCTTAACACCTTCATTGActtaattaaaaccaaactcaaaattgaAAGACTAAACTGTGTGTAACATTTGAAAGTAGAgatcaaatagaaatcaaaACGTAAAGACCAAAAGGGTATTTCCCCTTATCTTGTCTATGAATAGCCCTCTTATTTGAAGGGTTAACTAATTAAggttcaatttaattaatattataactcattttccttttaaatatgTCAACATAAATATAACTTAACGTTTGAGacaacttttttgtttttttttttgaggtgTCAAATCTCGGCTTCACATTTGTCGaagtagaaagagaaacaaaaatcATTCGAAACAAATGTTGAAACTTTGTAAATACAATTTGTTGTTGTGTAGatatgtttttaattaatatctTCTTTCCTTGACTATTTTGCAGGGTCTGAAGAATGTCTCCATATGCcatctaaatttcaaataataagcAAGGAAAGAAATTGAACATCATCAATTTGATCTTGTACTTGCcaataaatttaagaaaaatatgtttcCTGTGTTGCttaaaaagatgaaataaaCAGGATCCCTTACAGCAGCCAATATATAcacattttaatatatatatatatatatatttgaaatcttAAGTTGTTTTTTTGGTATATACTACGTAATGGTATGAATTAttcaatatagaaaaattaCTACACTATGTAACGGTGTATTGCTTAAACACACATGCTCCGATATCCAAATctgaaattgagaaaaatcgtgtagtaatttaattaaatttttatatgagAAAGAGAAAGTTAATTAGGTCGAAATTATAACGgtgtatttatatgaatattgATCTATAGTTACCGTATTCTTAGAGCTAACTAAAAAAGTAATACATTTTAAagattcattttgaaaaataacaaatatagattttaaaattaggaaaataggAAAATGACTTTcacaattataatttattattatcaaaAGACGAAAATAACCCATGGACACCAAAAACTAATTAATCCGAAAATGCACAAAGACGAAAATACCCCATGGGACAGCATGGTGTTGCCCATTTGGGGTATGCTCAATATGAGCTTTGGGCTTTAAGCTCATGACTACTCTCCCCCATGGTCCAATCAAGCCATAATTTTCAATTGTTATGAATCAAACTGGTGGAGCTTAATTTAGGAGTACAATCTCTATGTTATAGTTGTCCTTATGTGTTTTTTCCATGTTTGATCCTAGAAGGATGATTTCTGAAGTACTTTCAAGCAAAGTTATGTATAAATCACATTACTCTGTCCTCGATCTCATTAGTCTAACTTTAAGCATGTCAAATTTTTAGCCATAATAAGGTCTACCTTCGATTTTCAGGCCAAGGTGATTAATCAAGCTTATTTGACTTTAACTAGCTTGTGAATGCATGTTCTCCACTTTCAAGAGTAGTCAAACACGCAAGTCATATTGTGCTCGACCTCTCAGTAAGTTAGTTTTAACATGTTTAGGGATATTTAGCGTTTGGACGATTGGAATAAAATTAGGTTCGTTGGATTCGACGATCTTGTTTCGTTATAGTCTTCATCGGATATGATATATTGCCTCTTTCCAGTCGCCAAACCTATTTAATagcattattaaataatataaaatgataagTTGAAACTATGGTATAGTATATTAAAAAGGTTTATTAGTTCTACATGATATGAGAGTGGAAATCTTAACCATAATATATTAGTCGAGAATGTAtgttttaatcaattaaactgtGCCCAAttgataagaaaaatattaaatagaaATATAATAGATGAAATTCAATATTGTGGAGAAAGTTGAAAAGATTAAAGAGTAACATTGACACAAATTGACATGGACACAAAAAGGTTATCCAAAATTTAGTGGAAATACGaaagattaaaggataatattTGGCAcatatttaaacaataaattgacACAcaggtttttgtttttatttaggGTAAATGACTTAGCtttagacataaaattttaagtttgggtGTTCGAACGatattaatcttaaaaaaatattaaataggacgttgaattttcaattttgcatCTAATATGTTTAACTATACTATATATAGGGCATGAGAATTTTATATCACCTAAGTTTATCTTATTTTCTAAACAATTTATTGTGATCTTGGGTTGAAAACTAACTTAAAAATTAGACTGTCTGTGATAAATATCACATGtgttattttcattattttgtcGGTGtgttattttcattattttgtcGGTGATCTCTACCACAAAATACAAATTCATTGTAGCTCACGAGACCAAGTAACTTATCTTAGCTAAATTTTACttgtatttttgaaataaaatgctaaaaaattccatttaaaagtgtgttttgaaaaattaggaGCGTTTTTTTACAGAAAATAGgaagtttatgtttttttttaattattattattatattttaaatttagcttTTGTAATAAACTACAGagtatttctatattttatttttagcaacgaaaaaaaaatgaagaagaaaccaATTTCCCACAATATCTCAAGGGCCCTATAAATACATCCTCTTTCCCTTCCCGCCGATTCATTTTTTCCTTTCCCGTCTCTCCCAGCCCTAACCGTCACTAGCGGAGTTTTGAGAGGCTACGTTTCCAGGTATTTTCGAAGCTTTCTTCCGTTAATTTCGTGTTATTTTTCTGAGCTCATATCAATTTTAGCAGCCGTGTTGTTGTTATAATCATGGGCAGTTAGTCTCTCGTCTGCTTTTTCATTTGAACTTACTAATCTTGTCgagtttttatcttcaattttcgttttccttttattaattttctacTGAAGATGACTTTTCTTgaattgtttttcttattaCTGATATGAAATAGCTGTTGAAATCTTTGGTATTTGCCTGCTGCAGCGATTGGTTGTTGAGGGTTGATTAAATTATGTCGAACAAATATGTTCCATCTTGATCGCTTTCATTTGCAGTGCCTCTCATGCTCTATACAATTTACTTGTTCTGGTTTAGGATTTCACACGATTTAACTTTTGCTTTTATCATGTTGAGATTGCTTCTCACAGTCGCTACCCCCTTCCCCCTTCCTCTCCTTTTCCTTGAAAACATTTTATTCCACTCAGCAGAGCTGCAGTTGCAATGTCTTTCTTTGAATCCTATCCTGTACTTCTTGACATTGGTGCTCTGAAAGTTGACTGGCCAATAGTTATCGTATTAATTGTTCTGTTTAGATTTATTCAACCTTTTTATTTTGTTGTGTGATTGTCAGTTCATCAGTAGGGCAGAGATAGAATATTATTCCCATGACATTTAGAATGCTTGGGAGATGTGAAGAAGTTTACCATCTTTTTCTTCCCCCTTTGCTCGTTTAGTTTCTTAGATTTCAATCTTGCTAATGATGGTTGAGTTGCTTTGAACGATGCCAAGCCATTGGCTTGCAAGGTTTATATTGGATGCTTGCTTCACTTAGAATAGGAAATAATTGACGGGGGATGGTAGGTACTTAAGTTGGATAGACCCATCAATTTTTCTGCGATGAAAGATCTTGTTCTCGAAGACTGCTGTGAAATGGGATCAATATGTAAGACTTGACTTAGAAAGGCCAATGTTATTAATTATGGAAGAAGTATACCTTATGGCACCTTTAaggataaaattttgatttgttaAGATCAGTAGAAGTTGAATTGTTCTTGCATTAGAAGATTCAATTTTGTTGGGCTTAGGTTTGAGAATCATAAGTGAACAGACGCATATATGATATATGCTTGAAGATTATTGGGAACTTTGAAATACATGTTTACATATATTGcttatatacatacatatgcATGGTTCTATTTCCAAAATTGTTTTGGATGGGTTTTCATTATATCTATACCAAATAGTGGAGACTGGAAAGTGGGATCATATGTCATACTTATTTTGGCTCAATGGAAAGTTAGGGAATTCTTGCACTTAGTATCGAAAGGAGACTTGTAAGAAATACACGTTTATGTAGGTTAACAATGGAGTTATGAGGTTCTTCCATAAATTAGTGAATGTAGTAAAACGTAggaaaacaaatattaaaatcataAGATGTATGACAAGTTTTGAAATGGTTCAGTTCCAAGGTGTTGCACTTGCAAAATGCTTCCTCATATTTTTATAATGTGTTTTCTATGAGATATGATTGTGTCGCCGTTTTACTAACACGTGTTGAGATGTTACCGAATCTTTTATACTTTGTCAATGATTTATAGaatgattttaatatttttctttgatgTTTTAGAAGGAGAAAGCTTATGTTCATAATAATTACCACTCATTGGGATTTAGCTCATGCTTtcattgttttatgtttttccctCAGGTAGCGATCAAGTTCTCGGTGCCCGTTGAGCAGTCAAACGCCACTACTGTTGTTAGACATTTGTTGTATTGTTTGTGCATATATCTGAGAGTATTCAAGGATAGTTAAAACTTGTGAGTTTCATGTCATGGGaggtttattaaaaataatctttattATTGATCTGGAAATCTTTTTAAACAGTGCAGTGATTTAAACTGAGTTGAGTTCTTAAACTATGTTAATGGATGTaaactatttttgaaaattggtttGGAAGTTTGGATTTGATCTTGGGTTGGGTATAGAATATGTTAAGAGTTGGGATGTTCGATGTCACAGAGAGAAGTGATATTTAACATCTTCACGCGTTGTTCTAGGTTAGAGGAGAAATCTGGAACGGGGTGTGACATGTCTAGACAACCGTCCATTTAGCTTAGGCACAACGCTATCAAATACATCCATCATGCTCGTATGCAAGAGGGGCTTCCGTTCGTGAACATGTTCCGAATATGATGGCTCACTTTTAAAGTGACGGAAATGAATgggtctatcattgatgaaGCCAGTCAAGTTAGGTTCATCCTGaaaactttacctgaaagtttcctccAGTTCCGTatcaatgctgttatgaacaggattgatTACAACCTAATCAGATTGCTCAATGATTTGCATAGTTATCAATCATTGATGAAAGTTGAGGAACAAAAAAACatgggtgaggcaaatgttgcttcatcctctaagaagtactatagaggttcgacctctagaactaagtctgcatcttcttctttcgacaccaaaaagtggaagaagaaaaagagagaccAGGGGAAcgccaaggttgcaaagggaacTTGCTTCCATTGCAATCAAGAGAGACATTGGgaggaattgtcccaaatattTGACAAAAAAGAAGGctaacaaggtaaatatgattttactCATGTTGAAAATCTGGTTGGTGAAGGAGATTCAAtatggataatagattcaaacattattaatcatgtttgttcttcattttgggGAATTAATTTCTAGTGGCAGTTGGAGACGGGTGAGATGACCATGTGTGTTGGAACTTAATACGTCGTCTCGATTAAGGCAGTGGGAGAACTactttttttacataaattatttcttttgttagaaaatatgtaaaatGCTTATTAGAACAAAACCACTCTTTAAATTtgaatgtaaataaagtgtctatttaaaataatggtaTACAAATTTGTTATGCATATCTCGAATATAACttttatgtgctaaggtcgttagcaacaTCTCTTAAATACTGAATTGTAATTTCTCTTAAGGagaatgtttaattttgatacaTAAGATTacgtcacataaatctcaataggatttagatgttggttaagaatggattAATAATACTTAGAAGAAAGCTTTTTACTactatgtgagtcatgccttaaaatgactaaaaaaaattattgtaaaagGTCACAGGACCAATAAAAAAACCTTTGGAATTGGTTTCAAGTATTTTTGTCGATAAATGTTACGTTTTTAGAAGAAGACCGCATTATGGAGCACAAACAATGCAACAAAatattgaatgaactttccaatgaaattaCTAAACttttaataagagttgttgaagagtaaGTACGTCAACAAGattgttgatgttggttcatctagtagatcACATTTACCTCAAcgatgttggttcatctagtaggtcacattCACCTCAAttgttgagggagcctcgacatagtgggacgGTTTTGAACTTGCCTAtttgttatatgggtttaacaaaaaccctAACCGTCATATTTGACGACGATGTTTATGGTCCATTGTTTTATGAGAAAGTAATGGAGGATttagatgaatggatcaaagttatggatctcgaaatagagtctatttacttcaatttagtgtgagatcttgtagatcaacatgatGGGGTGAAACcaataggttgtaaatggaaaGAGTTATACCTAGATTgagggagttgattatgaagagactttctcgTTTGTTGTCATGTTCAAGTCTACCCGGATACTCCTGTTTATTGTCACATaatatgactatgagatttggaaaatggatgtcatgACTGACTTTTTGAATGACAACCTTGAAAATGCCATCTATATGCAGCACCAGAAGGATTCGTGACCCAAGGTCAAGACCAAAAAGTTTACAAGTTTTAATCggttcatttatggattgaaacaagcttctcgatcttggaatataaggtttgatattataatcaaatcttatggctttggtcaaaatgttgatgagtcaGTAGCTTTCTTACTATTATACGTatacaatatcctactcattgggaatgatgtaggtttactgactgacAAAAAACACCAGCggcacaattccaaatgaaagatttgaaagATATGCAGTTTATTCTGGGCATCAGATCTTTagggattgaaagaacaaatcaCTGAcgttgtctcaagcatcatatattgacaagatgcttatcaagtattcgatgcaaaactccaagaaaGGTTTGCTCCCTTTTAGGCATGAAGTTACTTTTTCTAAAGAACATTGTTCTAAGACACTtaaagaagttgaggagatgagacggatccctTATGCATCAGCTGTTGTAGCCtaatgtatgtaatgttatgtactaaacctaacatctgctatgcagttgttagggttgatgccttaaatctcgtagggtcctgtagtttgtaaacacttgtatgaacaaacattttgtgatttataatttgAGATATTTTACACACTTCAGTCTATGCAAtgtgagatattttagttgcattaaccacaaaccaataaactaagatccctgattatcgttgtaacttaagcatgtatgtggagacacacaagtggatcatgctttaaatgTTAACCtcaatgatctatagtatatgaataaaggagggataccttatcctaatgacactacgagtgtgacccactttataggtgttacaaatgttgtaaagtactataaatgatccgatcctgatcattcgtgtattagacatgcgagcggagatactctatacaaaggagcttgtataagaccggatcatgaaatatttagtctcgttatataacgtcattcataattgagactttcatttcactaggatgaccatgggtaacatgaccttaattctgagtgagttgtgaacaactgcctatgaaggcggtcatttgatttgtatggtgagagtggccagatcgtcgattcAACAAGcccaccattttggggattcatcttattgagaagctgggaactcaactacacaagatggaattcacttcttccccgaagcagggttaagtagataaattactcccttaagggctaattccagggcttgaacaatgtggtgccacaccttctcttggcctgagagggatttagtcatagtgNTCCCCGAAGCAgggttaagtagataaattactcccttaagggctaattccagggcttgaacaatgtggtgccacaccttctcttggctcgaaaaggatttagtcatagtgagactatgatctattattcattagaggaatcaatggtacttaaggagttagttgtaactataggggcaaaacagtaaattggtccaactgtagttacaagcaatttgtgaagggtcatcgtattgtcgactggttatatccaatggatacagaaatatatctatagtgcgaagagtgcagttgtcggtcacggatggtagatatcgtgattaaagagtttagtcagttattcatgtactgtttgagcttcaatctacaggtcataaggtccccttggtagctcaatagattcaagttgagaatcaattttttggttagtttgaaatgttcaaattaacaaaagggaatttgattatatatgatataactaaattaattcaattatatatgatataattgttttaatgtatttgatacattattattttatttgaggaattaatataaatatgatttatattaaatgtcataaaagagaaacagaattatgatttatatgttgcatatgatgcaatattaaaattatagatcataaatatagtatgataaattatttattatatttatttattaattattaattatgagataattaattttctttttctctaataacaaccttagtgggtggtttttAGACCGTTTATGGCAATTGTGggataaagatgaaaaatagtttttcatcattgattcCACGCGCAACATGTAATCAGATGATCTATCGAGTAAAAGAagttttactacacgatagccttaGAGAGTCTAAATGATCGAGGGtcgagtctatgcgatagactatCTTCTACACGATACTTCTGTTCATCACTCGGATCATTTTTCCTCTTCcattcctccatccctctattcaaaatcatacagagcccacaacttttgga
This window contains:
- the LOC120068384 gene encoding EG45-like domain containing protein; the encoded protein is MMKFMVVVVSLVLTLSYVHAETGTATFYTPPYVPSACFGFDDEGTMIAAASDGIYNNGEVCGRMYSVTCTGPTNLGVPQPCTGNSVTVKVVDRCPSPGCQATIDLSQEAFAIIADPDAGKINIEFTQV